The following are from one region of the Falsirhodobacter halotolerans genome:
- the queC gene encoding 7-cyano-7-deazaguanine synthase QueC, whose product MKTIVICSGGLDSVSLAHRVAAEGALHMLVSFDYGQRHRKEIDYAARAGERLGVPHRIIDMRGIGAALTGSALTDDLDVPDGHYAEETMRVTVVPNRNAIMLTIAFGIAMAEGADAVATAVHGGDHFIYPDCRPAFTEAFGAMQAAALDGYAKVALLTPYVHRTKADIVTDGAAAGTPFAETWSCYKGGAVHCGRCGTCVERREAFDLAGIADPTVYADPDFWRAAVEGRHV is encoded by the coding sequence ATGAAGACGATTGTTATCTGCTCCGGCGGACTGGATTCCGTATCCTTGGCGCATCGCGTGGCGGCCGAGGGGGCGCTGCACATGCTGGTCTCCTTCGACTATGGCCAGCGGCACCGCAAGGAGATCGACTATGCCGCCCGCGCGGGCGAACGGCTGGGCGTGCCGCACCGGATCATCGACATGCGCGGCATCGGCGCGGCGCTGACCGGATCGGCGCTGACGGACGATCTGGACGTGCCGGACGGGCATTACGCCGAAGAGACGATGCGCGTGACCGTGGTGCCGAACCGCAACGCCATCATGCTGACCATCGCCTTCGGCATCGCCATGGCCGAAGGGGCGGACGCGGTGGCCACGGCGGTGCATGGGGGCGACCACTTCATCTATCCCGATTGCCGCCCCGCCTTCACCGAGGCGTTCGGCGCGATGCAGGCGGCGGCGCTGGACGGGTATGCCAAGGTCGCGCTGCTGACCCCTTATGTTCACCGCACCAAGGCCGATATCGTGACCGACGGCGCGGCGGCGGGCACACCGTTTGCCGAAACGTGGTCCTGCTACAAGGGCGGGGCGGTGCATTGCGGGCGCTGCGGCACCTGCGTCGAACGGCGCGAGGCCTTCGATCTGGCGGGGATCGCCGATCCCACCGTCTATGCCGATCCCGACTTCTGGCGCGCGGCGGTGGAGGGACGTCATGTATAG
- a CDS encoding 6-pyruvoyl trahydropterin synthase family protein: MYRITKEFAFSASHQLIGLPVEHQCARLHGHNYVVVVELAAPTLNAHGFVRDYGELAPLKTWIDDTFDHRHLNDVLVDDMVTAEKLAKVIFDWCAARWPETAAVRVSETPKTWAEYRPGTAS; the protein is encoded by the coding sequence ATGTATAGGATCACCAAGGAATTCGCCTTCAGCGCGTCGCATCAGCTGATCGGCCTGCCGGTCGAACATCAATGCGCCCGCCTGCACGGCCACAATTACGTTGTGGTGGTGGAACTGGCCGCGCCCACGCTGAACGCCCACGGGTTCGTGCGCGACTACGGCGAACTGGCCCCGTTAAAGACGTGGATCGACGACACGTTCGACCATCGCCACCTGAATGATGTTCTGGTCGACGACATGGTGACGGCGGAAAAGCTGGCGAAGGTGATCTTCGACTGGTGCGCCGCCCGCTGGCCCGAAACCGCCGCCGTGCGGGTGTCGGAAACGCCGAAGACCTGGGCGGAATACCGGCCCGGAACCGCATCATGA
- the queE gene encoding 7-carboxy-7-deazaguanine synthase QueE, with product MIRVAEIFGPTIQGEGVLIGLPTVFVRTGGCDYRCSWCDSLHAVDSAFRHTWTPMEPEAVMARIEDLSGGRPLTVSLSGGNPAIQPLGPLIALGHAKGYRFALETQGSVAKPWFADLDTLVLSPKPPSSGEVTDWDAFAACLVPGPETIMKIVIFDDADYAYARAAHARFPQLPLYLQPGNPMVDEAKAVDQNGLVDRMLWLIDKTVQDGWFAPRILPQLHVILWGNRRGV from the coding sequence ATGATCCGCGTTGCCGAAATTTTCGGGCCGACGATCCAGGGGGAGGGCGTCCTGATCGGCCTGCCCACCGTCTTCGTGCGGACGGGGGGATGCGATTACCGCTGTTCGTGGTGCGACAGCCTGCACGCCGTGGACAGCGCCTTTCGCCACACCTGGACCCCGATGGAGCCTGAGGCCGTCATGGCCCGGATCGAGGATCTGTCGGGGGGCCGACCGCTGACCGTGTCGCTGTCGGGGGGCAACCCGGCGATCCAGCCGCTGGGGCCGCTGATCGCCTTGGGCCATGCCAAGGGATACCGGTTCGCGCTGGAAACCCAAGGCTCGGTCGCCAAGCCGTGGTTTGCCGATCTGGACACGCTGGTTTTATCGCCCAAGCCCCCTTCCTCGGGCGAGGTGACGGATTGGGACGCCTTTGCCGCCTGCTTGGTGCCGGGGCCGGAGACGATCATGAAGATCGTGATCTTCGACGACGCCGATTACGCCTATGCCCGCGCGGCCCATGCGCGGTTTCCGCAGCTTCCGCTTTATCTTCAACCCGGCAATCCCATGGTGGACGAGGCGAAGGCGGTGGATCAAAACGGTCTTGTGGACCGGATGCTGTGGTTGATCGACAAGACGGTTCAGGATGGCTGGTTCGCCCCCCGCATCCTGCCGCAACTGCACGTCATCCTTTGGGGCAATCGGAGGGGCGTATGA
- the queF gene encoding preQ(1) synthase — MSETIYSGLQQLGGATVMPASPEEAVLERVQNPQDVAYLVRFTAPEFTSLCPMTGQPDFAHLMIDYVPGDWLVESKSLKLFLGSFRNHGAFHEDCTVSIARRLVEFLAPQWLRIGGYWYPRGGIPIDVFWQTGEAPKGVWIPDQGVPPYRGRG, encoded by the coding sequence ATGAGCGAGACCATCTATTCCGGCCTGCAACAGCTTGGGGGGGCCACCGTCATGCCCGCCTCGCCCGAAGAGGCGGTGCTGGAGCGGGTTCAGAACCCGCAGGACGTGGCCTATCTGGTGCGCTTCACCGCGCCCGAGTTCACGTCGCTGTGCCCGATGACCGGCCAGCCCGATTTCGCGCATCTGATGATCGACTATGTCCCCGGCGACTGGCTGGTGGAATCGAAGTCGTTGAAGCTGTTCCTCGGGTCGTTCCGCAATCACGGCGCGTTCCACGAGGATTGCACCGTGTCCATCGCGCGCCGGCTGGTGGAGTTTCTGGCCCCGCAATGGCTGCGCATCGGGGGATACTGGTATCCGCGCGGCGGCATTCCGATCGACGTGTTCTGGCAGACGGGCGAGGCGCCGAAGGGGGTCTGGATTCCCGATCAGGGGGTGCCCCCCTATCGCGGCCGTGGCTGA
- a CDS encoding DoxX family protein translates to MADAANLAGRVLLALLFLGGAAQKWADPAPVMQMIGGLGLPETLIWPVAAFNLIAGLCLILGPKVRVWAIILALYCIGTSWFHWQLRADPWQVTIVVKNWAIAGGLLVLAAQGPGRLTIWR, encoded by the coding sequence GTGGCTGACGCGGCGAACCTTGCGGGGCGGGTGTTGCTGGCCCTGCTGTTTCTGGGCGGGGCCGCCCAGAAATGGGCCGACCCTGCGCCGGTGATGCAGATGATCGGCGGCCTGGGCCTGCCCGAGACGCTGATCTGGCCGGTGGCCGCGTTCAACCTGATCGCGGGTTTGTGCCTGATCCTGGGGCCGAAGGTGCGGGTCTGGGCCATTATCCTCGCCCTTTATTGCATCGGCACAAGCTGGTTTCACTGGCAGCTGCGGGCCGATCCTTGGCAGGTCACCATTGTCGTCAAGAACTGGGCCATCGCGGGCGGCCTTCTGGTGCTGGCGGCCCAGGGGCCGGGCCGCCTGACGATCTGGCGCTAG
- a CDS encoding M20/M25/M40 family metallo-hydrolase, whose amino-acid sequence MTHDVADILAHPSFATATEALRRDHDRFVEEIVTLTEIPAPPFKEERRAQAYLEMLRAHGLEECTQDAEGNVMGLRRGRGNGSVVVVSAHLDTVFPEGTDVTVRREGTKLFAPGIGDDTRGLASLLSYIRALDAGGIRTDHDILFMGDVGEEGKGDLRGVRHFFAHNPLRDKVTAFFTIDGIETEDLVTKAVGSNRYKVVFNGPGGHSLGAFGTVNPAYSLGQFLSGMSRIEVPKDPRTSFCASVFGGGTSVNAIPEEVWVEIDLRSVSPDELNRIDAEVRRLADEAAQAENTRGDTASGTITVSFSVLGARPAGSTPEDARIVAASEAAIRAFGFSPKRTASSTDANIPMSLGVPAVKFGHGGAGGRAHSLEEWIDVEPDLSLRGQSAALAAILGTAGMEI is encoded by the coding sequence ATGACCCACGACGTTGCCGACATCCTCGCCCACCCGTCCTTTGCCACCGCGACCGAGGCGCTGCGCCGCGATCACGACCGCTTCGTGGAGGAGATCGTGACCCTGACCGAAATCCCCGCCCCGCCCTTCAAGGAGGAGCGCCGCGCCCAGGCCTATCTGGAGATGCTGCGCGCGCACGGGCTGGAGGAGTGCACGCAGGACGCCGAAGGCAATGTCATGGGTCTGCGGCGTGGGCGGGGCAACGGATCGGTCGTCGTCGTGTCGGCGCATCTGGACACGGTCTTTCCCGAAGGCACCGACGTGACCGTCCGGCGCGAGGGGACGAAGCTGTTCGCGCCGGGCATCGGCGACGACACGCGCGGCCTTGCGTCGCTTCTGTCCTATATCCGCGCGCTGGATGCGGGCGGCATCCGGACCGACCACGACATCCTGTTCATGGGCGATGTCGGCGAGGAGGGCAAAGGCGACCTGCGCGGTGTGCGCCATTTCTTCGCCCACAACCCCCTGCGCGACAAGGTGACGGCGTTCTTCACCATCGACGGGATCGAGACGGAGGATCTGGTGACCAAGGCCGTGGGGTCCAACCGCTACAAGGTGGTGTTCAACGGGCCGGGCGGGCACAGCCTTGGCGCGTTCGGCACGGTCAATCCCGCCTATTCCCTGGGGCAGTTCCTGTCGGGCATGTCCCGGATCGAGGTGCCGAAGGACCCCCGCACCAGTTTCTGCGCCAGCGTGTTCGGGGGCGGCACATCGGTGAACGCCATCCCCGAAGAGGTGTGGGTGGAGATCGACCTTCGCTCCGTCAGCCCGGACGAACTGAACCGGATCGACGCCGAGGTGCGCCGGCTGGCCGATGAGGCCGCGCAGGCCGAAAACACGCGGGGCGACACGGCGTCTGGCACCATCACCGTGTCCTTCTCGGTTCTGGGGGCGCGGCCCGCAGGCTCCACCCCCGAGGATGCCCGTATCGTCGCCGCGTCCGAGGCGGCCATCCGCGCCTTCGGCTTTTCGCCCAAGCGCACCGCCTCCTCCACCGACGCCAACATCCCGATGAGCCTTGGCGTGCCTGCGGTGAAGTTCGGCCATGGCGGCGCGGGCGGTCGCGCCCACAGCCTGGAGGAATGGATCGACGTGGAACCGGACCTTTCGCTTCGTGGGCAGTCGGCGGCGCTGGCCGCGATCCTCGGCACCGCCGGGATGGAGATCTAG
- a CDS encoding solute carrier family 23 protein, with the protein MTYFPKWRRATGPMVMPDERLGGGASVVLGLQHLLAMSGATILAPLLMGFDPNLAILFSGIGTLIFFVAVGGRMPSYLGSSFAFIAVVIAATGYAGSGPNPNIGVALGGIIACGVVMAVIGAIISATGTGWVERLMPPVVTGAVGSAIGLNLAPVAVSGIEGTGAHTFVALLTILTTALAAVYGPPTLRRLSILLGIAAGYAAVLILGNGMGWLPGIDYAALAAAPWIGTPSFVAPQFQWAAIGLIAPVAVILVAENLGHIKAIGAMTERDMNPYIGRGLIGDGVATIVSGMGGGTGVTTYAENMGVMAVTRVYSTLIFVVAAVVAICLGFSPKFGAALQTIPGPVLGGLSVVVFGLIAAAMIRLWVDNRVDFSDPRNLVTVGVTLIFGAGDFNVTLGGFAVGGIGTATFAAILLHQLLGLRRAAPVSLPLDEGTARHH; encoded by the coding sequence ATGACGTATTTCCCGAAATGGCGGCGGGCGACCGGCCCCATGGTGATGCCGGATGAACGGCTTGGCGGCGGCGCGAGCGTGGTGCTGGGGTTGCAGCACCTTCTGGCAATGTCGGGGGCGACGATCCTTGCGCCGTTGCTGATGGGGTTCGATCCGAATCTGGCCATCCTGTTTTCGGGTATCGGCACCCTGATCTTCTTCGTGGCGGTGGGCGGGCGGATGCCCAGCTATCTCGGGTCGTCTTTCGCGTTCATCGCGGTGGTGATCGCGGCCACGGGATATGCGGGCAGCGGGCCGAACCCGAACATTGGCGTCGCGCTTGGCGGAATCATCGCCTGCGGCGTGGTCATGGCGGTGATCGGGGCCATCATTTCCGCCACCGGCACGGGGTGGGTGGAGCGGTTGATGCCCCCCGTCGTCACCGGCGCGGTGGGATCGGCCATCGGCCTGAACCTTGCGCCCGTCGCGGTGTCGGGGATCGAGGGAACCGGGGCGCACACCTTTGTGGCGCTGCTGACCATCCTCACGACCGCGCTGGCCGCCGTCTATGGCCCGCCGACGTTGCGGCGGTTGTCGATCCTTCTGGGAATCGCCGCGGGCTATGCTGCCGTGCTGATCCTGGGGAACGGAATGGGGTGGCTTCCGGGCATCGATTACGCCGCGCTGGCTGCCGCGCCGTGGATCGGGACGCCCAGCTTCGTCGCGCCGCAGTTTCAATGGGCGGCCATCGGGCTGATCGCGCCCGTCGCCGTCATTCTGGTGGCCGAAAATCTGGGCCATATCAAGGCTATCGGTGCGATGACCGAGCGCGACATGAACCCTTACATCGGACGCGGCCTGATCGGGGACGGAGTGGCCACGATAGTGTCGGGCATGGGCGGCGGCACGGGGGTCACGACCTATGCCGAGAATATGGGCGTCATGGCGGTCACCCGCGTCTATTCCACGCTGATCTTCGTGGTCGCGGCGGTGGTGGCGATCTGCCTGGGATTCTCGCCCAAGTTCGGGGCGGCCTTGCAGACGATTCCCGGCCCGGTTCTGGGCGGGCTGTCGGTGGTGGTCTTCGGGCTGATCGCGGCGGCGATGATCCGGCTGTGGGTGGACAACCGGGTCGATTTCTCGGACCCGCGCAATCTGGTGACGGTGGGCGTCACGCTGATCTTCGGCGCGGGGGATTTCAACGTGACGCTGGGCGGTTTTGCCGTGGGCGGCATCGGCACGGCCACCTTTGCCGCGATCCTGCTGCACCAGCTTCTGGGCCTGCGCCGCGCGGCCCCCGTAAGCCTGCCGCTGGACGAGGGGACGGCACGTCACCACTGA
- a CDS encoding methylated-DNA--[protein]-cysteine S-methyltransferase yields the protein MQWRTWMDSPVGRLQLIATDDGVSAVLWEGEDGSRIGQGPVQDRDDHPVLEETARQLNEYFAGTRQSFDLPMDARGTPFQHEVWAALRAIPYGETRSYGDIARSLGRPKAFRAVGAANGRNPLSIVSPCHRVIATGGGLGGFAGGLAVKSRLLDMERSDRP from the coding sequence ATGCAATGGCGCACGTGGATGGACAGCCCCGTCGGGCGGCTGCAACTGATTGCCACGGATGACGGGGTGTCCGCCGTGCTGTGGGAGGGGGAGGACGGGTCCCGCATCGGCCAGGGGCCGGTGCAGGACCGCGACGACCATCCCGTGCTGGAAGAAACCGCGCGTCAACTGAACGAATATTTTGCGGGCACCCGACAAAGTTTCGATCTGCCGATGGACGCCCGCGGGACGCCCTTCCAGCATGAGGTCTGGGCGGCGCTGCGCGCGATCCCCTATGGCGAGACGCGCAGCTATGGCGACATCGCGCGATCCCTGGGGCGGCCGAAGGCGTTCCGGGCGGTCGGGGCGGCAAACGGCCGCAATCCCCTTTCCATCGTGTCGCCCTGTCACCGCGTGATTGCGACGGGTGGTGGACTTGGGGGCTTTGCCGGCGGGCTGGCGGTCAAGTCCCGCCTTCTGGACATGGAACGGTCAGACCGGCCCTGA
- a CDS encoding DNA-3-methyladenine glycosylase family protein — protein MSPDQIALGCAALAGRHPAFAREVEARGLPPPHGIAPGMGALLRIILGQQVSVASAAACFARLEAVLDVNDPSDVAAAPDEVFRAAGFSRQKIGHARSLADHVASGTLDLTALPRDDDAAVATLTAVKGIGRWTAEIYLLMAEDRADIWPAGDLAVRIGTARILSLPDPRPPEPALRMMAEEWRPWRGVVALMAWHIYLSGPV, from the coding sequence TTGTCGCCCGATCAGATTGCCCTAGGATGCGCCGCCTTGGCCGGCCGCCATCCCGCCTTCGCCCGCGAGGTGGAGGCGCGCGGCCTTCCCCCGCCCCATGGAATCGCCCCTGGCATGGGCGCGCTGTTGCGGATCATCCTGGGCCAGCAGGTCAGCGTGGCCTCTGCCGCCGCCTGTTTCGCGCGGCTGGAAGCGGTGTTGGACGTGAACGACCCCTCCGATGTCGCCGCCGCCCCGGACGAGGTGTTTCGCGCGGCGGGCTTTTCGCGGCAGAAGATCGGCCATGCCCGAAGCCTGGCCGATCATGTGGCCTCGGGCACCTTGGACCTGACGGCGCTGCCACGGGACGACGATGCGGCCGTTGCCACCCTGACCGCCGTCAAGGGGATCGGACGGTGGACGGCGGAAATCTATCTTCTGATGGCCGAGGATCGCGCCGACATCTGGCCCGCAGGCGATCTGGCGGTGCGGATCGGCACGGCCCGCATCCTGTCCCTGCCCGACCCGCGCCCGCCCGAACCGGCCCTGCGCATGATGGCCGAAGAGTGGCGTCCCTGGCGCGGGGTCGTGGCCCTCATGGCCTGGCACATCTACCTTTCAGGGCCGGTCTGA
- a CDS encoding NAD(P)H-dependent glycerol-3-phosphate dehydrogenase, with the protein MQSSDTRLPPSPGPASDTASHKPYDRIAVIGGGAWGTGLATVAARAGRDVRLWMRDPAQAEEMATRHTNSRYLGDLALPRSIRPMTDMAQALDGAEAVLLVTPSTTIRDMAGRIGALAAPGVPIFVCAKGIEADTGLLMSAVVEEAAEGRVIGTVTGPTFAAETAAGHPTAVTVACTSADDTPPRARAASRMALALTTGSFRPYVSDDMAGVEVGGAVKNVIAIACGILAGAGFGDNSRAAIITRGLDEMKELAVRLGGRRETVTGLGGLGDLILTCSSRQSRNFSYGFQRGQGIPDAQVFEGRPVVVEGRHNAITVTDLARKLGLEMPICEMVRAITAESQPIAIAFANFWAAPLRGEPRALDLEFDHPAVEAVTRHFEDKFQ; encoded by the coding sequence ATGCAAAGCTCCGATACCCGCCTCCCGCCTTCGCCCGGACCTGCGTCCGATACCGCCTCGCACAAACCTTATGACCGCATTGCCGTGATCGGCGGTGGGGCGTGGGGCACGGGATTGGCCACCGTCGCCGCCCGTGCCGGACGCGATGTCCGCCTGTGGATGCGCGACCCCGCGCAGGCCGAAGAGATGGCCACCCGCCACACCAACAGCCGGTATCTGGGCGATCTGGCCCTGCCGCGGTCCATCCGCCCCATGACCGACATGGCGCAGGCGCTGGACGGGGCCGAGGCGGTTCTGCTGGTCACGCCCTCCACCACCATCCGCGACATGGCCGGGCGGATCGGCGCCTTGGCCGCGCCGGGCGTTCCGATCTTCGTCTGCGCCAAGGGGATCGAGGCGGATACCGGCCTTCTGATGTCCGCCGTGGTGGAGGAAGCCGCCGAGGGCCGCGTGATCGGCACCGTGACCGGCCCGACCTTCGCCGCGGAAACGGCGGCGGGGCATCCGACCGCCGTCACCGTGGCCTGCACCAGCGCGGACGACACGCCCCCCCGCGCGCGCGCCGCATCGCGCATGGCGCTGGCGCTGACCACCGGCAGCTTCCGCCCCTATGTCTCCGACGACATGGCCGGGGTCGAGGTGGGGGGCGCGGTCAAGAACGTGATCGCCATCGCCTGCGGCATCCTTGCCGGTGCGGGCTTTGGCGACAATTCCCGCGCCGCCATCATCACGCGCGGTCTGGATGAGATGAAGGAGCTGGCCGTGCGCCTTGGCGGACGGCGTGAGACGGTGACGGGGCTGGGGGGTCTGGGCGATCTGATCCTGACCTGCTCCTCCCGCCAGTCGCGCAACTTCTCCTATGGGTTCCAACGGGGGCAAGGCATCCCCGACGCACAGGTGTTCGAGGGCCGCCCCGTCGTGGTGGAGGGGCGCCACAACGCCATCACCGTCACCGACCTTGCCCGCAAGCTGGGGCTGGAGATGCCCATCTGCGAGATGGTCCGCGCCATCACCGCCGAAAGTCAGCCCATCGCCATCGCCTTCGCGAACTTCTGGGCCGCGCCGCTTCGAGGGGAACCCCGCGCGCTGGATCTGGAATTCGATCACCCGGCCGTGGAGGCCGTCACCCGCCATTTCGAGGACAAGTTTCAATGA
- a CDS encoding HAD family hydrolase has product MTRPIPADWRFTLATDLDGTFLGGTDAMRKTLYDWIEARRSEVGLIFVTGRDPDFIARMCADGVMPWPDFIVGDVGTTIAGVDGRTIAPIAELERHITDTWGDRGDHVRGVLKDAPGLVEQDTAFRHRVSYHWDPATYDPASVTPLEEAFDILISHGCYLDVLPKGVSKGPSLLRLLDQLGIDPETVLVAGDTLNDLSMFQTGLHGAVVGESEQGLLDATRDLPRARHCDAPGTGGILEAIRAFGLHPDVAEVPA; this is encoded by the coding sequence ATGACCAGACCCATTCCCGCCGATTGGCGTTTCACGCTGGCCACCGATCTGGACGGCACCTTTCTTGGCGGCACCGACGCCATGCGCAAGACGCTGTATGACTGGATCGAAGCGCGTCGGAGCGAGGTGGGCCTGATCTTCGTCACCGGACGCGATCCCGACTTCATCGCCCGGATGTGCGCGGACGGCGTCATGCCGTGGCCCGATTTCATCGTGGGGGATGTGGGCACCACCATCGCCGGGGTGGACGGACGGACCATCGCGCCGATCGCCGAGCTGGAGCGCCACATCACCGACACCTGGGGCGACCGGGGCGATCATGTGCGCGGCGTCCTGAAGGACGCGCCCGGCCTGGTGGAGCAGGATACGGCGTTCCGCCACCGCGTCAGCTATCACTGGGATCCCGCGACCTATGACCCGGCCAGCGTGACCCCGCTGGAGGAGGCGTTCGACATCCTGATCTCGCACGGCTGCTATCTGGATGTGCTGCCCAAGGGGGTGTCGAAGGGGCCGTCGCTGCTGCGCCTCCTGGATCAGTTGGGGATCGACCCCGAAACGGTTCTGGTGGCGGGCGATACGCTGAACGATCTGTCGATGTTCCAGACGGGCCTGCACGGCGCGGTGGTGGGCGAAAGCGAACAGGGTCTTCTGGACGCCACGCGCGATCTGCCGCGGGCGCGCCACTGCGACGCCCCCGGCACGGGCGGCATTCTTGAGGCGATCCGGGCGTTCGGCCTGCATCCCGATGTGGCCGAGGTGCCGGCATGA
- the ggpS gene encoding glucosylglycerol-phosphate synthase produces MSSDLVVVYHRQPYEEHVLPDGSTELRENASPNGIVPTLKGIMGRMGNAAWVAWKHADDPANPDFERVIEIDDSFGKYKVSRLPLTPAQVSSFYHVTSKEAFWPILHGFKEKYNYDPVDWPTFREVNWAFAEAAAREVSDNGVVWIHDYNLWLVPGYLRQIKPDVKIAFFHHTPFPSADMFSVLPWREEIVRSLLACDQVGFHIPRYAQNFASVAHSLTKARTITDELTSDTMTPRGAALSERFTPVTMEHRGRRIQIEVNPVGVNTDFIAEIASTPEVDEKVEQIRDWLGDAQLVVSVSRTDYTKGNIEQLETFERLLARRPELHGKVRLMLVSVGANRAMTAYEEVQQRIEELTGRINGTYGSFEWQPVSLISTAIPLAELVAYYRAADVASITPLADGLNLVAAEYCLSKQPGDVPGTLILSEFAGCAVLLNGEIPVNPFSYASMDRALDQALAMSEEEKVPRMTELRTSAKRWSISAWSDRTTRQFELLRRADTGLDGAIT; encoded by the coding sequence ATGAGTTCGGATCTCGTCGTCGTCTATCACCGCCAGCCCTATGAAGAACACGTTCTGCCCGACGGCTCCACGGAACTGCGCGAAAATGCGTCGCCCAACGGAATCGTGCCCACGCTGAAGGGTATCATGGGCCGGATGGGCAACGCCGCCTGGGTTGCATGGAAACACGCCGACGATCCCGCCAACCCGGACTTCGAACGGGTGATCGAGATTGACGACAGTTTCGGCAAATACAAGGTCAGCCGCCTGCCGCTGACGCCGGCGCAGGTGTCCAGCTTCTATCACGTCACGTCGAAAGAGGCGTTCTGGCCGATCCTTCACGGGTTCAAGGAGAAATACAATTACGACCCCGTCGATTGGCCGACCTTCCGCGAGGTCAACTGGGCATTCGCCGAGGCGGCCGCGCGCGAGGTGTCCGACAACGGCGTGGTCTGGATCCACGATTACAACCTGTGGCTGGTGCCCGGCTATCTGCGTCAGATCAAGCCCGACGTGAAGATCGCGTTCTTCCACCACACACCTTTCCCTTCCGCCGACATGTTCAGCGTCCTGCCCTGGCGGGAGGAGATCGTCCGGTCGCTTCTGGCCTGCGACCAGGTGGGGTTCCACATTCCGCGCTACGCCCAGAACTTCGCCTCGGTCGCGCATTCGCTGACCAAGGCGCGAACCATCACGGACGAGTTGACATCGGACACAATGACCCCGCGCGGCGCGGCGCTGTCGGAACGGTTCACCCCCGTGACGATGGAACATCGCGGGCGGCGCATCCAGATCGAGGTGAACCCCGTCGGCGTCAACACCGACTTCATCGCCGAGATCGCGAGCACCCCCGAGGTGGACGAAAAGGTCGAGCAGATCCGCGATTGGCTGGGGGATGCGCAACTGGTCGTGTCGGTCAGCCGCACCGATTACACCAAGGGCAACATCGAACAGCTTGAGACGTTCGAGCGTTTGCTGGCCCGTCGCCCCGAATTGCATGGCAAGGTGCGGTTGATGCTGGTGTCGGTCGGGGCGAACCGCGCCATGACCGCCTATGAGGAGGTGCAGCAGCGCATCGAGGAGCTGACGGGCCGGATCAACGGCACCTATGGCAGCTTCGAATGGCAGCCGGTTTCGCTGATTTCGACCGCGATCCCGCTGGCGGAACTCGTCGCTTACTACCGGGCGGCGGATGTGGCCTCAATCACGCCGCTGGCGGACGGGCTGAATCTGGTCGCCGCGGAATACTGCCTGTCAAAGCAGCCGGGCGATGTTCCGGGCACGTTGATCCTGTCGGAATTCGCAGGGTGCGCTGTGCTGCTGAACGGCGAGATTCCGGTCAATCCCTTCTCCTACGCGTCGATGGACCGGGCGCTGGATCAGGCGCTGGCGATGAGCGAGGAGGAAAAAGTCCCCCGGATGACCGAATTGCGCACCTCGGCCAAACGGTGGAGCATTTCGGCTTGGAGCGACCGGACCACGCGTCAGTTCGAGCTTTTGCGGCGGGCCGATACCGGTCTGGACGGCGCGATCACCTGA